One part of the Saccharomyces mikatae IFO 1815 strain IFO1815 genome assembly, chromosome: 1 genome encodes these proteins:
- the SMKI01G0910 gene encoding uncharacterized protein (similar to Saccharomyces cerevisiae YJR154W) yields MNTKSLNFYEPFEIEGQKYIKMDVKKDLGVYEPGLTQEAFTAKDKYDYKGIIENLEKYGLCVVPNFIEQSKCDQILKELDPHFYRHDAWQGSPFPKETTVVSRAVLHSPTILKDVVSDSLFCDMANHFLNEQNYFLTGNVIRKCSSGIQLNSGIVYNVGPGAGDQGYHREDHIHHTIHQACDQFEYGKETLLGIGVAFTDMNKANGATRVIIGSHLWGPQDSCGKFDKRMQFHVNAAKGDAILFLGSLYHAASANHTLDNRIAGYFFMSQGYLKQEENLHFGTDPKVFKDMPLDTLQLLGLKTSEPYCGHIDYKSPGHLANPSLFENEVEKGYYGETIKIIYDDKS; encoded by the coding sequence ATGAACACGAAATCACTTAACTTTTATGAGCCATTCGAAATTGAAGGTCAAAAATACATCAAGATGGATGTGAAGAAAGACCTCGGTGTATATGAACCTGGATTGACACAGGAAGCATTCACGGCAAAAGATAAGTACGATTACAAGGGAATAAtagaaaatttggaaaagtacGGGCTCTGTGTAGTCCCAAATTTCATAGAACAATCCAAATGTGATCAGATATTGAAGGAGCTCGATCCTCATTTCTACAGGCACGACGCATGGCAAGGTTCGCCATTCCCGAAGGAAACTACAGTAGTATCAAGGGCCGTCCTCCACTCACCTACTATCTTGAAAGATGTTGTATCTGATAGCTTGTTCTGCGATATGGCAaaccattttttgaatgagCAGAATTATTTCTTGACCGGAAATGTCATTAGAAAGTGCTCAAGTGGTATTCAGCTAAACTCTGGTATTGTCTACAACGTTGGCCCTGGTGCTGGTGACCAAGGTTATCATCGAGAAGACCATATTCATCATACAATTCATCAAGCGTGTGACCAGTTCGAATATGGAAAGGAAACACTACTGGGAATAGGTGTTGCTTTCACAGATATGAACAAAGCTAATGGGGCTACACGTGTGATTATTGGTTCACACTTGTGGGGCCCACAAGATTCTTGTGGGAAGTTCGACAAGAGGATGCAATTTCATGTAAACGCTGCTAAGGGCGATGCCATTTTATTCTTGGGCAGCCTTTATCATGCTGCAAGTGCAAACCATACATTAGATAATAGGATTGCTGGATATTTCTTTATGTCACAGGGCTACTTGAAGCAAGAGGAAAATCTTCACTTCGGAACGGACCctaaagttttcaaagatatGCCGCTAGATACTTTGCAACTTTTGGGATTAAAAACTAGTGAGCCATATTGTGGTCACATTGATTACAAGAGTCCAGGACATCTTGCCAACCCTAGCTTGTTTGAAAACgaagttgaaaaaggatATTACGGTGAGACAATCAAGATTATTTATGATGATAAGTCCTAA
- the SMKI01G0920 gene encoding SRP1/TIP1 family protein — translation MVKLTSIAAGVAAIAAGASATTTLAQSDERVNLVELGVYVSDIRAHLAQYYLFQAAHPTETYPVEVAEAVFNYGDFTTMLTGIAPDQVTRMITGVPWYSTRLKPAISKALSKDGIYTVAK, via the coding sequence ATGGTCAAATTAACTTCAATTGCCGCTGGTGTCGCTGCCATTGCTGCCGGTGCCTCCGCCACCACCACTCTAGCTCAATCCGACGAAAGAGTCAACCTGGTTGAGTTGGGTGTCTACGTCTCCGATATCAGAGCTCATTTGGCCCAATATTACTTGTTCCAAGCCGCCCACCCAACTGAAACATACCCAGTCGAAGTTGCTGAAGCTGTCTTCAACTACGGTGATTTCACCACCATGTTGACCGGTATTGCCCCAGACCAAGTGACCAGAATGATCACTGGTGTGCCATGGTACTCCACCAGATTAAAGCCAGCTATCTCTAAGGCTCTATCTAAGGATGGTATCTACACTGTCGCCAAATAG
- the SMKI01G0930 gene encoding uncharacterized protein encodes MSFLSIFTFFGVLISVAAAVRFDLTNVTCNDLHGPHCGTYVMKVVGQNGTFLGQSTFVGADTLTDSVGDAWARYLDQEPRFLSKLTTIGTNETKNFSPLIFTTNKKTCNPQSIGDAMVPFANTVNGEIEYNSWAYTAPNSSFVTGLANQLFNATDYGVQVASCYPNFASVILSTPTVNIFGKDDTLPDYCTAIQLKAACPPEAGFV; translated from the coding sequence ATGAGTTTTCTAAgcattttcactttctttggTGTCCTTATTTCCGTTGCAGCAGCCGTTAGGTTTGATCTGACTAACGTCACTTGTAATGACCTACATGGTCCCCACTGTGGCACCTACGTTATGAAAGTCGTTGGTCAAAACGGAACATTTTTAGGTCAATCCACGTTTGTTGGTGCTGACACTTTGACTGACAGTGTTGGTGATGCTTGGGCAAGATATTTGGACCAGGAACCAAGATTCTTATCAAAGTTGACTACCATTGGTACCAACGAGACAAAAAACTTCTCTCCACTTATCTTCACAACGAACAAAAAGACTTGTAATCCCCAATCCATTGGCGATGCTATGGTTCCTTTTGCCAATACTGTTAACGGTGAAATTGAGTACAACTCCTGGGCCTATACAGCTCCGAATAGTTCTTTCGTAACTGGCTTAGCAAACCAGTTGTTCAATGCTACCGATTATGGCGTTCAAGTTGCATCATGCTACCCAAATTTTGCGTCAGTCATTTTGAGCACACCAACTGTCAACATCTTTGGTAAAGATGATACTTTGCCAGATTATTGTACTGCCATTCAGCTAAAGGCCGCTTGTCCACCAGAAGCCGGTTTTGTCTAA
- the SMKI01G0940 gene encoding formate dehydrogenase gives MPKGKILLVLYEGGKHAEEQEKLLGCIENELGIRKFVEEQGYELITTTDKDPEPDSTVDRELKDAEIVITTPFFPAYISRNRIAKAPNLKLCVTAGVGSDHVDLEAANERKITVTEVTGSNVVSVAEHVMATILVLIRNYNGGHQQAINGEWDIAGVAKNEYDLEDKVVSTVGAGRIGYRVLERLVAFNPKKLLYYDYQELPAEAISRLNEASKLFNGRGDIVQRVEKLEDMVSQSDVVTINCPLHEDSKGLFNRELISHMKDGAYLVNTARGAICVAEDVAEAVRSGKLAGYGGDVWDKQPAPKDHPWRSMDNKDRVGNAMTVHISGTSLDAQKRYAQGVKNILNSYLSKKYDYRPQDVIVQNGLYATKAYGQK, from the coding sequence ATGCCAAAGGGAAAGATTTTGCTAGTTCTTTACGAAGGCGGTAAACATGCTGAAGAGCAAGAGAAGCTGCTGGGAtgtattgaaaatgaactcGGTATCAGAAAGTTCGTTGAAGAACAGGGATACGAGTTAATTACTACGACTGACAAGGACCCTGAACCGGACTCTACTGTGGACAGGGAATTGAAAGATGCAGAAATTGTGATTACCACACCTTTTTTCCCAGCCTACATCTCGAGAAACAGAATTGCCAAAGCACCTAATCTGAAGCTTTGTGTCACCGCTGGTGTCGGTTCTGACCATGTTGATCTAGAGGCCGCCAATGAAAGGAAAATTACGGTCACCGAAGTCACCGGTTCCAACGTTGTCTCGGTTGCAGAACACGTTATGGCCACAATCTTGGTGTTGATAAGAAACTACAATGGTGGTCACCAGCAGGCAATCAATGGTGAGTGGGACATTGCTGGCGTGGCCAAGAATGAATACGATCTTGAGGACAAAGTAGTCTCAACCGTGGGCGCTGGAAGAATTGGATATAGGGTTCTAGAGAGACTGGTTGCGTTCAATCCAAAGAAGTTACTCTACTATGACTACCAGGAACTTCCTGCGGAAGCAATCAGCAGGTTGAATGAGGCCAGCAAGCTCTTCAACGGCCGAGGTGACATTGTTCAGAGAGTGGAAAAATTAGAAGACATGGTTTCCCAGTCCGATGTTGTTACCATCAACTGCCCGTTGCACGAGGATTCAAAGGGTCTGTTCAACAGAGAGCTCATATCCCATATGAAAGATGGTGCATATTTGGTAAATACCGCTAGAGGTGCCATTTGCGTGGCCGAAGATGTTGCAGAGGCTGTTAGGTCTGGCAAGTTGGCCGGCTACGGTGGCGATGTCTGGGACAAACAACCTGCGCCAAAGGACCATCCTTGGAGGTCTATGGACAACAAAGATCGTGTTGGAAATGCAATGACTGTACACATCAGTGGCACCTCCTTGGATGCTCAAAAAAGATACGCTCAGGGGGTAAAGAACATCTTAAACAGCTACTTGTCCAAGAAATATGACTACCGTCCACAGGATGTTATTGTGCAGAACGGTCTATACGCTACGAAAGCGTATGGTCAGAAATAA